A window of Desulfopila inferna contains these coding sequences:
- a CDS encoding ATP-binding cassette domain-containing protein, which yields MHIQNYHAEDLHIDHFEILKGEAWCVYGSNTSGISSFVNLLSYPTEVKEISFEEKPAVISFAMQQEIFEEEVHKDNSDFIDRIDPGTPARDFIDDPERFSELIHHFNLQDCLDKGYRQLSSGESRKLMLISTLSRNPGLLIFENPYDGVDSEGCRELDRCLNRLHNHGGHRLLITVTNECDIPQWCTHLAILQRGHIVFQGPLDLVPDFSQIRGKETGAAFHLNSTDQDAQDTEVELIRLTNGCARYGENIIFSDLHLTVKTGDHTLITGANGSGKSTLLQIITGDNQNCYANDLLIFGRKRGSGESIWDIKQQMGIVSPDLHRNHYIPGSALQVVLSGLFDSIGVYRQPAARQQEEAQKWLKMIGLAGKARTSFRRLSYAEQRLCLIARALIKMPKLLILDEPTQGLDHHNRNALLDFLETITLRKLSTILYAGHRSDEFRPFFRQHIDLSKRE from the coding sequence ATGCACATCCAGAACTATCATGCCGAGGATCTCCATATAGATCATTTCGAAATTCTTAAGGGAGAAGCCTGGTGCGTTTACGGCTCCAATACTTCAGGGATAAGCAGCTTCGTCAACTTGCTGTCTTATCCCACAGAAGTGAAGGAAATCTCTTTTGAAGAAAAACCTGCGGTAATCTCTTTTGCCATGCAGCAGGAAATTTTCGAAGAAGAAGTGCATAAGGACAACAGTGATTTTATCGACCGGATTGATCCCGGAACACCTGCCCGCGACTTTATTGATGATCCCGAGCGTTTTTCAGAACTCATTCATCATTTCAACCTGCAGGACTGCCTGGATAAAGGCTACCGGCAGCTCTCCTCGGGAGAGAGCAGAAAGCTCATGCTGATCAGCACCCTCTCCCGAAATCCAGGACTGCTTATTTTCGAAAATCCTTATGATGGTGTGGATAGTGAAGGCTGCCGGGAGCTTGATCGTTGCCTGAACCGCCTCCACAACCATGGTGGCCACCGCCTTCTGATTACCGTCACCAATGAGTGCGACATACCTCAGTGGTGCACTCATCTGGCGATATTGCAACGCGGGCATATTGTCTTTCAGGGTCCGCTTGATCTGGTCCCGGATTTCAGCCAAATCAGGGGGAAAGAGACGGGAGCCGCATTTCATCTGAACTCAACTGATCAGGATGCACAGGATACGGAAGTTGAACTTATTCGTCTGACCAACGGCTGTGCGCGATATGGCGAAAACATTATTTTCTCAGATCTGCACCTTACCGTCAAAACTGGGGATCACACTTTGATCACCGGTGCCAACGGCAGCGGAAAATCCACCCTTTTGCAGATCATTACCGGCGACAATCAGAACTGCTATGCCAACGACCTGCTGATTTTCGGGAGAAAACGGGGCAGCGGCGAATCGATCTGGGATATTAAACAACAGATGGGCATTGTCAGCCCCGACTTGCACCGCAATCATTATATTCCCGGCAGTGCACTGCAGGTGGTGCTCTCCGGCTTGTTCGATTCCATCGGCGTCTACCGGCAGCCTGCCGCGAGACAGCAGGAAGAGGCCCAGAAGTGGCTGAAAATGATCGGTCTGGCCGGCAAGGCACGCACCTCTTTCCGACGGCTTTCCTATGCCGAACAACGCCTCTGTCTCATAGCCCGGGCCTTGATCAAGATGCCGAAACTGCTGATTCTCGATGAGCCGACTCAGGGACTTGACCATCATAATCGCAACGCGCTGCTGGACTTTCTCGAGACCATAACGCTTCGAAAATTGAGCACCATTCTCTATGCCGGCCATAGAAGCGATGAATTTCGTCCATTCTTCCGGCAGCATATTGATCTCTCCAAAAGAGAGTAA
- a CDS encoding DMT family transporter codes for MTRIRANLLLLLTAMIWGSTFVVQQVATGDLGAITFTSARFFMGGLAILPLAYIQYKRKQRTPYSITARDWAGMILTGLALFSAAVLQQIGIFHTSVANAGFLTALYVPMVPFFAFLVLRTSIHWIVWPSALACLVGTYIMSGAQTVSLSVGDLWVISSAFFWAVHVILVGIMATRTQAPLVVAVVQFMVCSLAGLAVGIIVERPVPADFDNAFFGIFYAGILSVGIAFTLQVVAQRFSTASDAAIILSSETVFAALAGFIFLGEGLTPPQLFGAFLILVGIMMVQLLPLYTSQRKKGYISAA; via the coding sequence ATGACCAGGATCCGGGCAAATCTTCTGCTTCTATTAACCGCCATGATATGGGGCTCGACCTTCGTCGTTCAACAGGTCGCCACCGGCGACCTCGGCGCCATCACCTTTACCTCGGCCAGGTTTTTTATGGGCGGCCTCGCTATCTTGCCTCTGGCCTATATCCAATATAAGAGGAAACAGAGAACTCCATATTCAATTACAGCAAGAGATTGGGCCGGCATGATTTTAACCGGTTTAGCCCTCTTCAGCGCCGCAGTCCTTCAGCAGATAGGTATTTTCCATACCTCCGTCGCCAATGCCGGCTTCCTCACCGCTCTCTATGTCCCCATGGTGCCGTTCTTTGCTTTTCTGGTACTGCGAACCTCCATTCACTGGATCGTCTGGCCTTCCGCCCTGGCATGCCTGGTAGGCACCTATATCATGAGCGGTGCCCAGACAGTCAGCCTCAGCGTCGGAGACCTCTGGGTAATCTCCAGCGCCTTCTTCTGGGCTGTGCATGTTATTCTGGTGGGCATCATGGCTACGCGCACCCAGGCACCCCTGGTTGTTGCCGTGGTTCAGTTCATGGTCTGCTCCCTGGCAGGGCTGGCGGTCGGCATTATCGTGGAGCGGCCTGTTCCGGCAGATTTCGATAACGCCTTTTTTGGGATCTTTTATGCCGGAATCCTTTCCGTCGGCATCGCCTTTACTCTCCAAGTGGTCGCCCAGCGATTCAGTACAGCTTCCGATGCCGCAATAATTCTCAGCTCGGAAACGGTCTTTGCCGCACTGGCTGGATTTATTTTTCTGGGAGAAGGACTCACACCTCCCCAGCTCTTCGGGGCATTCCTGATACTTGTCGGGATTATGATGGTCCAGCTGCTTCCCCTTTATACTTCACAGCGGAAAAAGGGCTATATTTCAGCCGCTTGA
- a CDS encoding transporter substrate-binding domain-containing protein: MKKLVLLFVVLFAAMTLTAGNALSATLEEIQKRGSLRVGMEPGYMPFELTNKKGEIIGFDADMAKRMAKAMGVELELISTAWDGIIPALLTKKFDIIMSGMTLTQERNLSINFATPYILIGQTVLLNNKFADEVKSYEDLNDPKYTVASKLGTTGEQATKRMLPNAKYISYETEQEGVMEVVNGRVDAFIYDMPFNAIAMAEKGEGKLVHLDEPFTKEPLAWAIRKGDVDFLNWLNNFMDQIKYDGVYDKIYHKWFQDDTWLREIQ, translated from the coding sequence ATGAAAAAGCTTGTACTGTTGTTTGTCGTTTTGTTTGCGGCAATGACACTGACTGCCGGTAATGCGCTGTCAGCCACGCTGGAAGAAATCCAGAAACGCGGTTCACTTCGCGTTGGCATGGAACCCGGCTACATGCCGTTTGAGCTCACCAATAAAAAAGGTGAAATCATCGGCTTTGATGCCGATATGGCTAAACGCATGGCCAAAGCCATGGGTGTTGAGCTCGAACTGATCTCTACCGCCTGGGATGGTATCATTCCCGCTCTGCTGACCAAGAAATTTGATATTATCATGTCCGGTATGACCTTGACTCAGGAGCGCAACCTCAGCATCAATTTTGCCACTCCCTATATCCTCATCGGACAGACGGTACTGCTCAATAACAAATTCGCGGACGAAGTGAAATCCTACGAAGACCTGAACGACCCCAAATACACGGTCGCTTCCAAACTGGGTACCACCGGCGAGCAGGCCACCAAAAGGATGCTTCCCAACGCTAAATACATCTCCTATGAAACCGAGCAGGAAGGTGTTATGGAAGTTGTCAACGGCAGAGTTGATGCCTTCATCTATGATATGCCTTTCAACGCGATCGCCATGGCCGAAAAAGGAGAGGGAAAACTTGTTCACCTTGACGAGCCGTTCACCAAGGAACCTCTGGCCTGGGCCATCCGCAAGGGCGATGTCGATTTCCTCAACTGGCTGAATAATTTCATGGATCAGATCAAGTACGACGGCGTCTATGACAAGATTTACCATAAGTGGTTCCAGGATGACACCTGGTTAAGAGAAATCCAATAA